The following are from one region of the Nicotiana tomentosiformis chromosome 7, ASM39032v3, whole genome shotgun sequence genome:
- the LOC138896370 gene encoding uncharacterized protein, protein MTYRECYRKAKKEAKLVVTTAKNATFARLYEELEGKGGNKRLYRLTKARERKAHDLDQVKCIKDEDGKVLMDEALIRRRWQTYFHKLLNEEGDRRIVLGELEHSESRRDFGYCRRIMVEKVEGAMRKMCRGRATGPDEIPVEFWKSAKRTGLEWLTGLFNVIFKTKKMPEEWR, encoded by the coding sequence ATGACTTATCGGGAGTGTTATAGAAAGGCAAAGAAAGAGGCGAAGTTAGTAGTTACGACAGCTAAGAACGCGACATTTGCTCGTTTGTACGAGGAGCTCGAGGGCAAAGGCGGGAACAAGAGGTTGTACCGATTGACCAAGGCGAGGGAGAGGAAAGCCCACGACTTAGACCAAGtcaagtgcatcaaggacgaggaTGGAAAAGTGTTGATGGACGAGGCACTCATTAGGAGAAGATGGCAGACATACTTCCATAAACTGTTGAATGAGGAGGGGGATAGACGCATTGTGCTGGGTGAGTTGGAGCACTCCGAGAGTCGGCGGGATTTTGGGTACTGTAGGCGGATTATGGTAGAGAAGGTGGAAGGGGCGATGCGTAAGATGTGTAGGGGCAGAGCGACGGGGCCAGACGAAATCCCGGTGGAATTCTGGAAGAGCGCAAAGCGGACAGGTTTGGAGTGGCTCACTgggctgtttaatgttatttttaagacaaagaagatgcccgaagaatgGAGGTAG